The genome window ATGGACACTGCtctctaaaaatatatatatatataacaaaataaaaaaacgcATTCTCTCCCACACAATGGAATGTATAATGTTGATATTCCTTGTTTTGAAATCAGTGTATTTTATCGAGTGTGGTTGAAACTTTGatattctttatatttacaaacatcaAAGTTTCCACTTCACGAGATGAAATAtcactggtattcatcaagataCAAGGAATATtctaatttttattttagtttttctcgcttccatttacagaagaccatcactTCTAGTTCTGCCAAAGGTTATTCCGCCATTCGTactttacagagttatttgcgattattacgtcgtatttttgtgagcgtaacgtcatatttctacacaaaaatatgacgtcatttttttacGCACAAACTAGTATTCTACTGGTGCCTATAGCTCCATTCCCTTTATCACTGTTTACATTATCTTATATTacctgcatttttttttttacaaaacaacatatttCACTGTACATAATACAACTTCACTAACTGATCACGAGCACACCACCACTGCAGGTGCTAATCCACTACAATAAAACCATcgatttgtatattttgtttcaaaatggtAAATTAGCTCCCTCATACgtttatatgcatgtacatgcatattttattgtataaaaaaCGTTACTATACACTTTTATATTTGTTGCCTGGTAGGCCAAGGCCCGAGTTGTGGTCACCCCACGGTTCAAAACCCTTGGCACAAGCTTGACCGATACGTTTGCAtttatgtttttcattggtcagtcATTACTGGTGGTAAATTCGGGATAAATCTTTAGTGTCAGTCCAATTCTGATTCCTGTGAAGACTGCAggtgtgtttttttttgcacagagattttatttcattctttaCACCCACCCATCCCTCCCCATAAATTACTATAAATATTTAGGATGTGGTAAGCACAAGCTGCTACGGTTTTTATAAATGGAACATTACACAGCACACCTATTTGTGCAGgataaaatttactttaattgttttttttttaaatatttatacctCTATGTTAACGTGcatattataactatatatacatggaaTTAGTGTTGCTAATTTTTCACTGTGttaaatttatatacaacactgtatttataatacagattcattatacatgtattatgtttattgGTTATTGCCCTTTCACCCCTTTTTGAATTAGAgtgatattataatatattatatatatgatctgAACTGTAACTCAAACTTTCTGTAGCCACGGGGTGAAATGgcatttctttgtaaatacaatgtacaggtTTTGTTGATGTAAAAAATTGCATAACTTAATATCTTgtcttttcatatatatatatatacatataaaaaaaaaacacaactataaaacagttttttctcccgagaaagcgctagggagaaaaaactgttttatagttgtgttttttttatgtatatggaaaccatcacatggacattgttcttttttatttatatatatatagggagtGATCATTTTGATGGAATTGTGTAAAACATCACTTAGCATATAAATGCAAATTGATATCATAAGGAAACTATGTTACACAATTTATACCAACGACAATGGTAATTCAGTTGATGATAGAAATTTGCATTAATCAATATTAATAAATGTATGGTGAATAAAAGTAAAAGTAACATATAATTCTTTACTACCTGGTCATGTTTTAACTACCTGCTATTCTCCTATCAAACATGTGAGGAGCTTATCAAGATTGTCGGTTTCCTGGTCACGTTTGTGACGAATCATAAAGATAATCTTCTGATAtggttatattgtattttggtatagtgtgttttgtatttgatataGTGATTAATTAATCACCAACGCaatcttaattttaattttttttttctatgatttCTGAAAATGTTGATAATCTGATATTTAAATGCAGCCATCTAAAAAAGGTTTGtccaaattaacaaaattacaccactaacagttACTGTTGAATAGTATGTATTGTTATCATAAGATTTCTGTGTTTTCCCAGGTGATAAAACCAgttcataaatgtttattttcaaatttattacAAACGTATCTTCATTATGATTGATGGATTCAGAGCGAATGGTAGTCATGCGCACAGGAAACTACActgatttttaaatacaattattactACGAAACCAAAAAACTACATTGGACCGAAAGTTGGACGATGAACAACATGTTACCGTAcacattaatttttatttaacaattaaagtatGGGAGATACAAGATATCAGCAAATATTTAAAGTTAACATGTTATTCAGTTCACGAAAATGTAGAGAAAAATCTATTTTGACATACACAATATCTTATCATCATATGATTAATGAGTCAGCGGAAGATTACCACTAGTGGATACACGGTCAATTCATTGATTCTAAgtaaataaatcaatacatGATCAGATTCATTATTATTCAGCAAATTCCAGCGTTAATAATAGCacatgatatattattataaggtatgtgtacatgtgtgaAGGTCCTGGACTGGGCCAGCGACCAGGTAGTTAAATTGATAGATCGCATGGCCAGTATTCGAAGGATCCTGAGTTCGAACCATGGTCTGGATGTGCTACTTTTGCTCCtcttacacatgtatatataaaatatataaaatgatggCTGAAACATCTATAGATAGATACGCATTTAAACGGTGGTAATGAACATTTATCAATTCAtaaattaatcaatttaaaCCAAACAATCGGGTTAACCTGTGACCGAAAAAaattctttatcaaaataacgaaaaaataaatcaacaaaaaaaacccGCTTTAAACACATATAAAGCCTCCAAATTGTTATGGATGAAAACAACAGAGAAAGAAGTAGTGATTATATGAcctaaaaataaatgttttaaattagtCCACAATCGAATGAATAATGTGACAGAAATTAACCCTTCCAAAGCATTTCAACAATTGTGTAAATggttgaaatattgataattggATATGCaattaaatgacatttaatGAGCATGAGTGAATGCAAAGAATAGTTCCTGTATGCCAAGAGACCGATACAGATCCtataaagtataaaaataaatgtgaaaGACGACGAACAAAAAACCtgcttttatataataaaacagagaAATAACTAGTGAATTTACTAAGATTTTAAGATGATAATTTACGTACCTTGcacaatatgaatatgatattataaaatgaaaaagaactgtttaaaattcatgCAAAAACTTCAACGCAGTAAGATGACATAAATAAAACTTGCAAAGCAATTGTAAAAACGGCCAAAACAAGCTTCAACCTAAATCTTTATAACGATGggaattaaaattgaataaataatgatgaaaaaaaaacccaattacTGTGACCTTAGTATAAGTAGCCAATTTGAACATGGGATATTCAGTAACCCAGTAGAATTGTATAGTCACTGTAGTATATCATCATGCAAAATAAGACGAATAAGAAAAATAAGTTATGTAAATAACTAAGTTGGTAATTTTCGAGAGAGTATATTCTGCGTATTCACATGATACTGTGTGATCACAAAACTTTAATCAGCAATATGATAATACGAACAAatcatatttactgtaaattcTATTCTCTTAAATTTCAAATCCTCGTTTTATATCAAAACCTGCAAAAGTTTTGATCCACAAAAGCAACCAGCTATACGGGTACATTAATCCGTTTCCATCTAACATCCTGATGTTACTTCTGATCTCTTTGTTGGCTGTATACCATACGCTATTTTAACATACACAATATCTTATCATCATATGATAACGATGATTAATGAGTCAGCGGAAGATTACCATTAGTGGATATAGGATCAATTCATTGATTCTAAGTAAACAAATCAATACATGATCATATCCATTATTATTCAGCAAAGTCCAGCATTAATGATAGCACatgtaaggtatgtgtatatgtgtaaCGGTTCTGGAATGGCCAGCGACCAGGTAATTTAATCGTAAATCGCTCGACTAGTGGTCGAAGGATCCTGGGTTGGAACCCCGGACTATACATACAATTTTCCGCTCCTCTTAGACATGTACATGTTCTATCACGAAACGACTTCCCGAAAACCGCTTTGAAGATCTACAAAAGGACTGATTATATGTACTTAAAAGAGATGTTTTAAACTGTACACATATCATGGATGCAAAGATTAGTTCCTGTTTGCCAAGAGACCGATACAGATCctagaaaaatataaaaataactgtAAAAAACGACTAACAAAAAAACCCTGCTTTGACATAAAAAACAGGGAAAGAACTAgtgaatttaataatatttaaacacGATAATTTACTGTACCCTgcacaatataaatataatactataaaatgaaaaagaacTGTTTAAAATTTGCGCAAAAACTTCAACGCAATACGGAGacagaaataaaatttgaaaataactttaaaaacaGTCATACACATCGCACCGAAGTCTCTATAACAATGGGAattgaatttgaataaattgtAATAACAATTGCTATGGCCCTAGTATTTTATGAACATATGATAGTCACGGTGGTATAACATTGTGCAAAATCAGACAAATAATCTTTTGTGACTGAATTATCCAGTCTTGCAtcttacagagttagctcccttgcgggtatgtatacactgttacgtcattattttgtgattgCAATGCATGTCGGTTTCTCCGAAAAAGAATGAcattatgctcgcaaacacttGACGCTTCAATCAATCCCTACCCGTTTGGGCAGAtcatctgtaatatgaaaataaaaaaaattgaagagCTGGGAATTTTCGAGAGAGGATATTTGCGTATTCACATGATACTTTGTGAACACTAAACGTTAATCATCAATATGATAATCGATGAATAAACCATAATTGCTGTGATCGAGAAATtctacttttttaaaatttaaacttttttttatataaaaacatgaaaaagttTTGATCCACAAAATTAACCAGCTATACGATATCATCATCAACCAGTTTGGAACTTACATCGTTTTGTTACTTCTGATTTCTTTGTTGGCTGTATACCATATGCTAAAACAACACTATTGTTACTTTCATATGAAAGAGTActtatttaacatttaaattgATCAACAACCCACATGGTGTGATGTATATGGTCTTTTATAAACGTGAAGAAGCATACGTAATAGTTTCTTACACATTGTCTGCCTTGGGACTATATATTAGATTGGTAACTTCCTTTGAAACAGTATGAGAATGTCCATTCGCTGATTCAGAAAAACCCGCCTTTCCAAACACGACTGTTTTAGAATGAGATGTGCTTCGTTTACGCTTCACATATACTACCGTTGCTACTATGATGAGCAGTACCATTCCTCCTGACACCGCACCAGCTATTATCACAGTATCATCCTTCTGACCCTGGCGAGCTTCATTCGTACCACCATTGGCTGGGTTCACCGTTGTTGTCTCTTCCGTACTTGATTCGTTAGTGGTAGAAACACTTTCGGTAACATTCGACGTCATCACATTATCGATGCCATTTACAGTCTGGTAACTGCCATCAGTTGACATAGTCAACGAATCCGTCAACAGAGGCTTGACCGAGGGCGTTGTGTGATTAAGGACAGTTGATGTCTCTTCGTAAGGCACTGTACTATGCCGAGTGTTATGCGTTGTCTTACTTGATGGCGAGGCTGTGGTCACTTCGGACGGATATGTTGAAGGTGTTGGTGGCATTCCATTTTCAAATGAAGTTGTTTCTTCCGATTTCGAATAACTCGTTGTTAACGATTTTGTAGTAGGAGCGACATTAAGCGAATTTGTTACTAATCTAGTTTTGTTGGTATTACTCGGAGGCGTGGCTGAAATACTCACAATGCTATCATTTTTATAAGCCATTGTTGATGAGGTAGGTTGGGTCGCATTCGAATAAGTTGTTCCTGTATCAGTTGCACGGGTGACATTCGGAGACGTTATCACTGCTTCGGTAGTAGTGGTAACAATAGAAGAGGTCGTTACGGGATTCGTGGTATGGGCGATATATTGAGACGTTGTTGTTTTTGATTCTGTAGTTCTTGTAACATTTGGAATCATTGTTACAGGGTCAGTTGTATGTGTGAACGTCGGAGACGTGGTCAACGTGCCCGTAGTTTGAGTCACATTCGTAGACGTCTTAACTGAGGCAGTAGAATCGACAATGTTCGATGAAGTTATTGTTACTAATTCCGAAGTAGGTCTTGTATTATTAGTAAACGCCGTTACTTGGTCGGTAGTATATGCTGTTTGAGGGAGCGGTGTCACCGCGTCAGTAGCATCTGTTCCATTCGTGGACGTTATAACTTGGTCAGTAATTTTCGAAGAGGTTGTCGCTGATACAGCATCTGTAGTTATAATTTTTGGAGATGTTGTAACTGATCCAGAAGTTTGGGTAACCTTTGTAGACGTTGTAACTAAGTCACTTGTGTGGGTAACTTTCTGAGAGTTTGTTACTGATTCTGTAATTCTAGAAGCAATGGAAGGAGTTTGTGTTGATACAGTGGTAGTTATGGTGATTGGAGACGTTGTCACTGGTTCAACAGTGCTGGTAACACTAGTGGACGTAGTTCCTTTTTCAGAAAACTGAAAATCACTCGAAGACGTTTTTATTGTTCCGGTTGTATTCGTAATGGCATTCGTGGGTTCCGTATGGATGGTAGATGGATAAACAGGACAGATAGACGATATACTCGTTTCATGTCCCTTGGATTGCAACGCACATTTGGCATATACAGCTAAAGATGAATGTGCGATGTCCGAATTAACTTTATACTTGGAAACATCTGTACCGTTGTCTGGTACTAAACCGTAGAATGTATCTGTCCAGAAGACAAAGTTACCGgtgtaattaaataaaatcacatttaCCCGAGCGATATGCATATGACGCGATTCACATGTTTGTACAGCATCTATCCAAGTTTTATTTTCGTCCGCGTAGATTTGAAACTTATTTTGACTGTCAAAGCAAATAAAAGGATATGATTCGTTACAAGGCCTTACCTCGTGTTTTGCTTTATTCACATCCATAACCTGACAACCAAGTTTTCTCTCAGGATCGGAGTGCTCAGCGCAAATGCATGTCAGATTGTTAAAGGAACGAAAACTACCACATTTACTGATGGGGCAACGGAATTGCCTGCAATGCGAATCAACATTTGGCTCCAATTTGCACGTTTCCTCCACTCCGTATATCAAATAAGTGTTTAGAAGAAATATAGTCACAAATAGGAATAAATTCATCATATTTTGCCGATCTTTTAGTTCACAATTCCCACCAGCAGGTTCATTCCCATGTGCATGTCACACCATATGCAGTCAAAATGTTTATACCAAATTTCAAAAGGCGTGTCTGGTGTAAAGGCAAAACAGCTTCCTTGTTCATACATAACCAATATTGTTATCTATGGAATTAACCAGGCTACAATGGAATGCTCCCCCACTCCCCATGAAtcgattttgttttattattcacTTCATAATCAGGGAAagtaaatagaaatatattctAACACACAAAGAACATACATTCTGAACTAAGGAACAACGGGAAACTTATATAAATTGAATTTCAGCACAGCAGTGTTTAAAGGTCTGATTTGACAGTTATAAATCTTAAATATATTGCATATCATTTTCGGTTGGTAAACAGATAACACTGATTTCTAAAAAAATGAACAAGAGActtattttaaatgattttcttaaattactattttataacagaaaacaaaacattctgATCGGTATTTTGATAGATACTATAGATTCTATTATACTCAGTATACATTTTTAAAGATGTATACTGTTTCATAATATCATAACGTAATAAATTGGCAGCGATTCCGACAAGCAGTGTTCGAAATTTTACTTTTTCGATCCGGCATAACAATTCATTATCTTTTTTGAtatattcaaaatcaaaaactCCAAAATTGAATCTCTTTCTCATGTTTGTTCTTCTATATGaatttacaaaatttcatgTTAATAATACATGGTATTGATATcacaattatatattatgttttagcAGTTTAAGGATGTGAAATATAGGATATAGGATATCCTTATCATACTGTGCTTAAAATGTATTCAAATCAGTTCTTATAATTCCATCGAATACTGTGGAATTCGAAATTTCTTTGGGGACTATTTTCTATGAAATTCTTCACCGTTGTATCAGATTTATCATTAGACGCACAGACAACAAAGAATTTCAATTTTGGATTTATGGTCACAgctttaatgaatatatacatatggcgGCACGGTCTGTCAATAGACTATAATGGCACGCCATCAAACAAATTCAATCAAAattgcaaaacaaattaattgataGATTCTGGGAAACAGTAAGCCACCAATCAATATGGCCGCCGCTCCATCAATAGACCATAATGGCAAGCCATCaatcaaataaattgatttattcCGGGAAACCATCatcaatcaattaaacaataaattcaatcaatcaatcaatcaatcagatGTCATTCAATAATGATCAGTACTACTGTGAAACAGATATCAACTGATTCACGTCAATATAAACAGCATATATAATCAATATGATGTCAATCAATCGATGTAAATCATAAGTATGTACCGCAAAATCTGCAACATCAGTAACCGCACGGAAAATTCTGTTACTAACACAAAGTCCAATGAGTTGTGGAGTAGTCTTTTGATAAAAACAGTAGAACCATGGGCAATGTCCAGTAGCCGTGACGATCCTGCTTTCTACTACCATAGCTGAAacacaaaaaagaaaacaacagcagaaacaaaaaccaacagTGGGAGGGATTTCAGGGAAGAAATTGAGTGTTTaaaccaattatttttttcatataaacttTGCCTCTATCAAAGCTGTCGTTGTACCAAGTTGTCTTCATTtaaaaggggaaataactcgtCAGCAATAACTTTTTAGGTATCACGTTACCATATCAACAGGTACCCTCCGATAACCGGACTATATGTTTTATTGCCATTAGTgctataatattaatatatatatataatgtgattcCATATTTTCAGCCAATAAAATAATCGCTGCATACGAATGATAACATATCAATCGGTGTTGTTTTTCTGTCTAATTTATACAGACTAGTCAATAAATTGTTATCCTCAATAGCCAATAAAATAGAAATGGGTTGTAGTTATAAAGTAAGTAATCATACATTAATGAGACCATGGTGTTGTCAGCGATATCGAAACAATATAGGCACATATAGCTTTCTGTATGATACATGACTAGCAAATAAGAATGTCTGGTGGATTAGCCTAAACCTATACaatgacttgtcacatgttgATTTCAAACAAGTGTGAACAAGACACTAGTATAGGATTGTCAATAAAGAATATCTCCCAGACAGTagatgatatatgtatataagacGTGTGAAATATTTACCTCATCGATCAATATAATGTAACGTTTATTGACGAAATTCTGCATAACACAATATAATAGCTATAGTATCACTGAAAAGACTGTGGGAGATTGATGTACATATCCAAAATGAAAATCCTACCTTATCTACAGCATGGTGAATAAAATCCTTGTTTGGTCGATACATACGGGAGGTGCGATTGAAGTTTATATTAACACCACTTCTAAACGACCCCAATATGCATGGAATTGCATTATACATGCCAAATTCTCGTGATAAATTATTGCAAATTCGTAAATGATGAAAGCAATACAGGATTGACTAGACAGGTCGTTATAAATCATGACCTTATAATTCAATCTTGCATCaaaaagcattttcattggcctTACAATTATATCATCTTATGACGTaagtaatgacgtcaccatTTGTAACGCCGTCTGATTGACTGCAACATTACAACGGCACAATGATTtcatagttacatcaatgcttatgaTTATTTTTCAGACAACATGAAATGCATTTAAACGTACTATTCCACTGATTTCCCAATGAATTAGTTTTTTCTAAATAcacaacgtcgacgtctctattgtgacgtaaTAATAACGCGAAGTTTTCGCGttattctcggattttttcttaATAGTAGTGTGAAAAAAGTATCTGCTAATCAGAAAGCCGGATTTagtatacaaacaaacaaaaaaatataatataataattatacgCGATTGATCTATTGTCATAATATAACTATTTACAAATCACTGAGGAATCAAAAGAAAGGAGGGGTtagatcaatatatatacacacacgatAGGATATCTGAAAGCGATTAGTTAAACTAGTCTAGAAATATGCTTGTAAAATTGAGCTCCATGAAACTGAGTAACGAGTATAATCGAAATTCAGAAATGAGAGagaaaaatgttgtttattcTATAACACAACACAAGCTGTATACATTTCAACAGACAGACATGTGACTTACTCTCTTGCGTATCCCAGTAACTAAGATATACAATGAATACACTGTGTCAGCAATCAAAACTATTGAAACGGCCAAGTGGTATGACCAGAACCACTATCATCCAGGTAGCGTATATGACTGTACATAGGTTGGGTATCAATCTGATTGATACCAAGTCCTTAAGGGCTTCACTAATGGTTAATGAATCTGTCAGTCAAGTCTGTCATTTGTCATGCTTCAGTCACTGTGATATTCATCAGGAATCTTCTTCAGCACAGCATCAGCAGCAGTAATAAACATTCTGGAACCATACAGTCTTATTGTCTTTGTCAATGTCTATTATACCAAAATCTGGAGAGTTATCCGCCCTTGGACCATTAGGGTTAACCATATTCTATTAACAAACTTTAGATTAGTATGACATTTCACTATACTCATACACCATAATCACTGTCACCGAGACTGTGATTCCTAATCAAATACAACCAAGAGTGATATaaagttaaataatttaattatagtAATATCTGATTTATTTACAAGTACATAAGTATGACCCTATCACTCTCTTTCATCTTCCATACACTCACTACTTAACCTACTATGATATTTACAATGAAAatctttacaataaataaataaataatccatATGTGTTAGGAAAAACATATGAACCTTAAATACAGCAATTTCCAGTGGTACTAACAAAAATGGTGAAAAATACTAAAACCCATGAATAAAATCTTATCCCTATAAGATCTCTATATAAATTCTCATTACTTTTCTCCAACATTTTACCTCTAATCCTTATATAATTACAGAATCCCATCCcccatgatgattccccatggGAAATCCTCTCGAAAATTGCGATAAACACTAAGTCCTAAACTAAGaaaaactatgaaaaattcccataaaatatcCCTAAAATTCCccacaaataacatttaatagaCAACAAGTACATACAAGACGAGACAGCCGCATTGGGATCGAGGAAACACCTCTTACGTCCCTAACGGAAAGGTTACACGGAGACATGTTACATAACGTACACCCACCTAGAGCTTCCGTAGTAGAAGTGACCCCCTACCCAGATCTAACGGTACTTTTGCAGGAGCGTTGCTGGAACACCATAGTTACCACGTGCGGTTATTCCGCTGCTGGATTCTGTCGGAAAATGTTGTATACAACAATgacaacatttataaaagtaaGAGATACAAACCTATTACAATATACGAAATTAATTACCACTCAAATACATGCCGTACGTACTTCTAAAACTCCATTACACGCACTCGTGCAAAAATAGTaacttttatatttacaatatcacTTGCGTACTACGTCACTTCCGTTCCCACGCTTACATACACAGAAGACTCTCCATGCTGCTTGTACCATACTGTCACTCCGGTGCACGCATACTACTGTGAATTTATAACTTAATACGGGTATAAACcatatataatcatatcatcTTACATGTGCAAATGGTTAATACGATCTTATCTGTATATCTAATCAACAATCCCTAACTATCGTAAACTCTCTCACCTCATTCGTCCATTCTCACAGGGCCCACTCGTCACACTATTATGGTGATTAATTGGGGCACTATTGAAGGAAGTCTATGAAAGACTGAAATGAATGATGAACCCTTGATTCTCATAAACTTGAAAGAGATTATAGGAATTCGTTATTGATAAGACGTATTCAAATACTTGGCGTACTGCTCGttgcatcccagaggtggagggcttgtggtaatatttcgggatatcttaaccactctgctactccgcggtggccgagtggttaagatgtcccgacaaattaccacaagccctccacctctgggatgcgggttgaatcccatgtggggcagttgccaggtactgaccgctgaccggtggtttttctccgggtactccggctttcctccaccaacaaacctggcacgtccttacatgaccctggctgttaataggacgtaaaactaaacaaacaaacaaacaatcattgTTATTTCCTAATCTTGAAATCGTATTTCTCCCGAGAGTCAAATGTTACTAACAGAACATTAACTCTATATGTTAGTAATAATAGAATGCGGAATATCAGTAATAAATTATCATGAAGTGATTAATTAGAGATCAACGCAATCCGGTGGTTATACATTATGCACGCCGCCATATAAATAGATTACCAAGTTATTGGGAAATGTTTTTGTCAAGAAGTAACAAGAACTTGCAGtaattatttatcaattgttgtaactttaaaagtgtttcataaaaaatgatgattgaaaaaaatgttcattttgttGTTCCGATATTGCttgattttaagtattttaatttgttcGACTATTATCCAAAATCGCAATGTTTGTGACTTGATTGTCATAATTGTTTATGGTGAATTGCAACAACAAAGCTGAGAATGCTCGCTCTTCCAGAACAGTTCTTTTCTCTTGAGTTTTTAGAATAATCATCACTGTTTTACATGGAATATGTGATCAGATTACGGATATGTTATCatttttcaatcattttgtattttccGATTCTTAAACATTTCAGAGATAAAGAGGCATATAATTTATTATGTGAAACCCCATTGGATTATAGGTAATGTTGAAGACCTCGATTCTTAAATCCCTCTTCTTAAACCTCTCATTTCTTCCTAATCTTATAGGCGTATTTCTAATCATGTAGGAATCTAAAATTGAAGTTTCATTACAAAGATTGTTTATCTAAAACGTCAGGAAAATGTGGAGAATACCAAaccaaaagtaaaaaaaatagaccgtcatattctatctATCGAACACAAAACGAAATCTGGTCgaataacttttataaattgaaATGCAAGTAAAATTTGAACTTTGTCTCTATATAAAccagtagaaatccggctccGATGTGACGTTTTCTTCTACTGAGCCTATCATGCgatgtcatatatagattatgacgtcaaaactacacGTAACATAGTAGTGTTATTATACGTACGCGTATGTCTTACGATACATATGACCTGGTCGTATGACATGGACGGACGGGCCATGTGATAAATAATGTTGTCCAGGTCAATGCTCTCATGGTtgattatgaatttcaaaagtgaAAATGCTCATGAAAGATACTTAACCTTAGGTGACAAAGATATCAATTTGAAAGATGGGAGATTGAGCTGAAGACGTTTTTTCTCTGGTATCATATGAGAACCAACACTTCAGTCCTATAAGTGAAATTAATTCGGCAGTTTTAATGGCACATAAAACACATTTAACACTGTGGTCCATGAATCATTTAGTTTGTAATCTCCTAAGCCATATTGTCTTAGATAATATGACACAACATACTAATTACAAACGCAGTTACAGTTgagaaaatggaaaatatttactttaa of Argopecten irradians isolate NY chromosome 7, Ai_NY, whole genome shotgun sequence contains these proteins:
- the LOC138327898 gene encoding uncharacterized protein, coding for MMNLFLFVTIFLLNTYLIYGVEETCKLEPNVDSHCRQFRCPISKCGSFRSFNNLTCICAEHSDPERKLGCQVMDVNKAKHEVRPCNESYPFICFDSQNKFQIYADENKTWIDAVQTCESRHMHIARVNVILFNYTGNFVFWTDTFYGLVPDNGTDVSKYKVNSDIAHSSLAVYAKCALQSKGHETSISSICPVYPSTIHTEPTNAITNTTGTIKTSSSDFQFSEKGTTSTSVTSTVEPVTTSPITITTTVSTQTPSIASRITESVTNSQKVTHTSDLVTTSTKVTQTSGSVTTSPKIITTDAVSATTSSKITDQVITSTNGTDATDAVTPLPQTAYTTDQVTAFTNNTRPTSELVTITSSNIVDSTASVKTSTNVTQTTGTLTTSPTFTHTTDPVTMIPNVTRTTESKTTTSQYIAHTTNPVTTSSIVTTTTEAVITSPNVTRATDTGTTYSNATQPTSSTMAYKNDSIVSISATPPSNTNKTRLVTNSLNVAPTTKSLTTSYSKSEETTSFENGMPPTPSTYPSEVTTASPSSKTTHNTRHSTVPYEETSTVLNHTTPSVKPLLTDSLTMSTDGSYQTVNGIDNVMTSNVTESVSTTNESSTEETTTVNPANGGTNEARQGQKDDTVIIAGAVSGGMVLLIIVATVVYVKRKRSTSHSKTVVFGKAGFSESANGHSHTVSKEVTNLIYSPKADNV